A genomic window from Candidatus Denitrolinea symbiosum includes:
- a CDS encoding transcriptional regulator: protein MPLELIAPRVLPPLDESFRPAALANRAFQREAANGERLVVSLQRSGEEFSRFETKVYPEGHPNFEANFQYVERIVKFLLWQRGGHTLYVGGSPRIAEHLTRVYSAEGARAFDYHFMGEQVYEKPFTVIACGADDAPAARETGRRLGRNLAGRRIGFDLGASDRKVSAVVDGVPVYSEEVMWEPRRHADPDYHYREIQTALKTAASKMTRVDAIGGSSAGIYIDNRPMVASLFRSVPAERFSEVKNLFLRLRAEFGAPLEVINDGDVTALAGSMSIGDNGILGIALGSSEAAGYVDTEGHIKGWLNELAFAPVDYSPDAPVDEWSGDKGCGASYFSQQCVFRLAARAGIEIPSNLKDAEKLEFVQKKLEAGFGGALAIWRSMGVYLGYGLAQYADFYDLKHVLILGRCTSGRGGNILLSGVRQVWEVEFPDLLEKIALHLPDEKTRRVGQSVAAASLPALEGKS, encoded by the coding sequence ATGCCCCTGGAATTGATTGCCCCGCGTGTTCTGCCTCCGCTGGACGAATCCTTCCGCCCGGCGGCGTTGGCGAATCGAGCCTTCCAACGCGAAGCCGCGAACGGCGAGCGACTCGTCGTCAGCCTGCAGCGAAGCGGCGAGGAGTTCTCGCGCTTCGAGACGAAGGTCTATCCCGAAGGTCATCCGAACTTTGAGGCTAATTTCCAATACGTCGAGCGGATCGTCAAATTTTTGCTCTGGCAGCGCGGCGGACACACCTTGTACGTGGGAGGCTCGCCGCGCATCGCCGAACATCTGACCCGCGTCTACTCTGCCGAGGGCGCGCGGGCATTTGATTATCACTTCATGGGCGAACAGGTTTACGAGAAACCGTTCACAGTAATCGCCTGCGGCGCGGACGACGCGCCCGCTGCGCGCGAGACGGGCAGGCGGCTCGGACGAAACCTGGCGGGACGCCGTATCGGCTTCGATCTCGGCGCGTCCGACCGCAAAGTGAGCGCGGTGGTGGACGGAGTCCCCGTCTATAGCGAGGAAGTCATGTGGGAGCCGCGCAGGCACGCCGATCCCGATTATCACTATCGCGAGATCCAGACAGCCTTGAAGACCGCCGCGTCGAAGATGACCCGCGTGGACGCCATCGGCGGCAGTTCGGCCGGCATTTATATTGACAATCGCCCGATGGTCGCCTCGCTGTTTCGCAGCGTGCCGGCGGAGCGTTTCAGCGAGGTCAAGAATCTCTTTCTGCGTTTGCGCGCCGAGTTTGGCGCGCCGCTCGAAGTCATCAATGACGGCGACGTGACCGCGCTGGCGGGCTCCATGTCCATCGGCGATAACGGCATCCTCGGCATCGCCCTCGGTTCGAGCGAGGCCGCGGGCTACGTGGATACGGAAGGCCACATCAAGGGCTGGCTGAACGAGCTGGCTTTCGCCCCGGTGGATTACAGCCCGGACGCGCCCGTTGACGAATGGTCGGGGGACAAGGGCTGCGGCGCTTCATATTTTTCGCAGCAGTGCGTTTTCCGTCTCGCGGCGCGGGCGGGTATTGAAATCCCTTCAAATTTGAAGGACGCCGAGAAACTGGAATTTGTGCAAAAGAAGCTTGAAGCGGGTTTTGGGGGCGCGCTCGCAATCTGGCGGAGCATGGGCGTCTATCTGGGGTACGGCCTGGCGCAATATGCCGATTTCTACGACCTCAAGCATGTTTTGATTCTGGGACGCTGCACCTCGGGCCGCGGCGGCAACATTTTGCTTTCGGGCGTGCGTCAGGTCTGGGAGGTTGAGTTCCCTGATCTGTTGGAAAAAATCGCCTTGCACCTGCCGGACGAGAAAACGCGCCGCGTCGGGCAGTCTGTGGCCGCCGCGAGTTTGCCGGCGTTGGAAGGGAAGTCATGA
- a CDS encoding deacetylase, PIG-L family, with protein MKFHLATSEVFIPDGLPVEQALARVTHLCVSAHQDDIEIMAVQPILECFQQADKWFAGAVVTDGRGSPRNGLYENYSDDEMRLVRFKEQRKAAIVGEFAAQVMLDYPSKVVKDASRPEPADDLTQLFRAARPQFVYTHNLADKHDTHVAVALRVIEALRRLDPAERPARLVGCEVWRALDWMDDADKFLMDASPRENLQFALLGVFDSQIAGGKRYDLASMGRRRANATYFESHGVDAATGLSYGMDMTPLVNDASKNPADFALDFIQRFEQDVKDRIGRMS; from the coding sequence ATGAAATTTCACCTCGCTACTTCCGAAGTCTTCATCCCCGACGGCCTGCCGGTCGAGCAGGCGCTGGCGCGCGTCACGCACTTGTGCGTCTCCGCTCACCAGGACGACATCGAGATTATGGCCGTCCAGCCGATTCTGGAATGTTTCCAGCAGGCGGACAAATGGTTCGCGGGCGCGGTTGTGACGGACGGACGCGGCTCGCCCCGCAACGGTCTCTACGAAAATTACAGCGACGACGAGATGCGCCTCGTCCGTTTTAAAGAGCAGCGCAAGGCCGCCATCGTCGGCGAGTTCGCCGCGCAGGTCATGCTGGATTATCCCAGCAAGGTCGTCAAAGACGCCTCCCGCCCGGAGCCGGCGGACGATTTGACGCAACTGTTCCGCGCGGCCAGGCCGCAATTCGTCTACACCCACAATCTGGCCGACAAGCACGATACGCATGTGGCGGTCGCGCTGAGGGTGATCGAGGCTCTTCGGAGGCTGGACCCGGCCGAACGTCCCGCGCGGCTCGTCGGCTGCGAAGTCTGGCGCGCGTTGGATTGGATGGACGACGCCGATAAATTCCTGATGGACGCGTCGCCGCGCGAGAATCTCCAATTTGCGTTGCTGGGCGTTTTCGACTCGCAGATCGCGGGCGGCAAACGCTACGACCTGGCTTCCATGGGACGCCGCCGCGCCAACGCCACTTATTTCGAGTCTCATGGCGTGGACGCAGCCACCGGGCTTTCGTACGGGATGGACATGACGCCGCTCGTGAACGACGCCTCGAAAAACCCGGCCGATTTCGCGCTGGATTTCATCCAACGATTTGAACAGGATGTGAAAGATCGCATTGGCAGGATGAGTTGA
- a CDS encoding sugar ABC transporter substrate-binding protein, translating into MRKNLFAILTVLVLLSMALTACGGRPTQAPATKAPEQPPAATKVPEQPPAEAVTLKIYLLDYTPDTIAWLKSDINPAFEAAHPGVTIEITEGSWSGWDTTFAGFFAAGDGPDIINLGSEMNTLYGNSLADMDSYLGEAAWPDIKNFGPALENAKFEGKLRGLPIFTAPRYVFCRTDLMETSGWTTGTPKDFAEWIAFAKQASKVDPATNSLTQQALVPVDAGSMADWQWWLLVFYSLGGQLYKADGTPNFDSPEALATTKFLLEMRQATYGPAANAVGSLPTGTGSVIDVDDATGKNNGAVCLAHSGWAAPAFTRPTWDKISIDPFYGDPANFPNSKPVVLAFNDWLAVADYSKHKDLAADWLKLAFTKEANNKWNETMGLIPARNDSQYGYVTDSPQLKIEAELAAKYGVGFAGILESSKLSTIMQDALGKLITEELTPEQVNEKIQADYSAALK; encoded by the coding sequence ATGCGTAAGAATCTGTTCGCTATCCTGACCGTCCTCGTGCTGCTCAGCATGGCGCTGACAGCCTGCGGCGGCAGGCCGACCCAGGCTCCCGCTACCAAGGCCCCGGAGCAGCCGCCCGCCGCCACCAAAGTCCCCGAGCAGCCTCCCGCCGAAGCAGTCACCTTGAAGATCTACCTGCTCGATTACACGCCCGACACCATCGCCTGGCTGAAGAGCGACATCAACCCCGCCTTCGAAGCGGCTCATCCCGGCGTGACAATTGAGATCACCGAAGGCTCCTGGTCTGGCTGGGACACCACCTTTGCCGGCTTCTTTGCCGCCGGAGACGGCCCCGACATCATCAACCTCGGCTCGGAGATGAACACCCTGTATGGCAACAGCCTCGCCGATATGGATTCCTACCTCGGCGAAGCGGCCTGGCCCGACATCAAGAACTTTGGCCCCGCGCTCGAAAACGCCAAGTTCGAAGGCAAACTGCGCGGCCTGCCGATCTTCACCGCCCCGCGCTACGTGTTCTGCCGCACCGACTTGATGGAAACCTCCGGCTGGACGACCGGCACGCCCAAGGACTTCGCAGAGTGGATCGCATTTGCCAAGCAGGCCTCCAAGGTTGACCCCGCCACCAACTCGCTGACCCAGCAGGCGCTCGTCCCGGTGGACGCCGGCTCGATGGCCGACTGGCAGTGGTGGCTGCTCGTGTTCTACTCGCTCGGCGGTCAACTCTACAAAGCCGACGGTACGCCCAACTTCGACTCCCCCGAAGCGCTGGCTACCACCAAGTTCCTGCTCGAGATGCGACAGGCCACCTACGGTCCCGCCGCGAACGCGGTCGGTTCGCTCCCGACTGGAACCGGCTCCGTGATTGACGTGGACGACGCCACCGGCAAGAACAACGGCGCGGTCTGCCTCGCGCACTCCGGCTGGGCCGCTCCCGCCTTCACGCGCCCGACCTGGGACAAGATCAGCATTGACCCGTTCTACGGCGATCCCGCCAACTTCCCGAACAGCAAGCCCGTTGTGCTGGCCTTCAACGACTGGCTGGCCGTGGCCGATTACAGCAAGCACAAAGACCTGGCCGCGGACTGGCTGAAACTGGCCTTCACGAAGGAAGCCAACAACAAGTGGAACGAGACCATGGGCCTGATCCCCGCCCGCAACGACTCGCAGTACGGCTACGTCACCGACTCGCCGCAGTTGAAGATCGAAGCGGAACTGGCCGCCAAATATGGCGTCGGCTTTGCCGGCATCCTGGAATCCTCGAAACTCTCCACCATCATGCAGGACGCCCTCGGCAAACTCATCACTGAGGAACTGACTCCTGAGCAGGTGAACGAGAAGATCCAGGCCGACTATTCGGCCGCGCTCAAGTAA
- a CDS encoding sugar ABC transporter permease protein, which yields MIKNPYLDVLATAALTVLFIIVSSYLVGGLARLIVKWRGATPRKQANTFAGYLFASPWIVGFFIFVVVPLGFSLYWSFTDYRIASGKPIQWVGLENYETILFKDDNFRASLVNTLYLTVIGLPLQLAVALFLAALLNQKIKGERVFRMSFYLPVILGFNTAVLLCWRLMLNTGTGIINQLLRAMSAFQPFSYLMRGAIFVQEVSAAFFLGINNRNFNLFHKVIEAGFPAANRVPLWVQSPLWSKMSVVLLLVWGCGTMMLIFLAGLNNIPKELHEAAEVDGASGWQRFWKVSFPLLTPYIFYNLVVGMIASLQIFEPIFVLYRDNQPLVPSAISMVYYLWQKSFSHFEIGYGSAISWLALLIILVITVIQFRLQDRWVTYDVY from the coding sequence ATGATCAAGAACCCGTATCTCGATGTCCTGGCGACGGCCGCTCTGACGGTCCTCTTCATCATCGTCAGCAGTTACCTGGTCGGGGGGCTGGCGCGTCTCATTGTGAAATGGCGCGGCGCCACGCCTCGCAAACAGGCGAATACGTTTGCGGGTTACCTGTTCGCCTCGCCCTGGATCGTGGGCTTCTTCATCTTCGTCGTTGTGCCGCTCGGATTTTCGCTGTATTGGAGTTTCACCGATTACCGCATCGCGTCGGGGAAACCCATCCAATGGGTGGGACTGGAAAATTACGAGACCATTTTATTCAAGGACGACAACTTCCGCGCCTCGCTCGTCAACACGCTTTATCTCACCGTCATCGGGCTGCCGCTCCAGTTGGCGGTTGCGCTTTTCCTGGCAGCGCTGCTTAACCAGAAAATAAAAGGCGAACGCGTCTTCCGCATGTCGTTTTACCTGCCCGTGATTTTGGGATTCAACACCGCCGTCCTTTTGTGCTGGCGCCTGATGCTGAACACCGGGACGGGCATCATCAACCAACTCCTGCGCGCCATGTCGGCTTTCCAGCCGTTCAGTTACCTGATGCGCGGCGCGATCTTCGTCCAGGAAGTTTCTGCGGCATTTTTTCTGGGGATCAACAACCGTAATTTCAACCTGTTCCATAAAGTGATCGAGGCGGGATTCCCCGCCGCCAACCGCGTCCCGCTGTGGGTGCAGAGTCCGCTCTGGTCGAAGATGTCGGTCGTCCTGCTGCTGGTCTGGGGCTGCGGCACGATGATGCTCATCTTCCTGGCGGGACTGAACAACATCCCGAAGGAATTGCACGAGGCCGCCGAAGTGGACGGCGCTTCGGGCTGGCAGCGCTTCTGGAAGGTCTCGTTCCCCCTGCTCACGCCCTACATCTTCTACAACCTTGTGGTGGGGATGATCGCCTCCCTGCAGATCTTCGAGCCGATCTTTGTGCTGTACCGCGACAACCAGCCGCTCGTCCCCTCGGCCATTTCGATGGTCTATTACCTGTGGCAGAAAAGCTTCAGTCACTTCGAGATCGGCTATGGCTCGGCCATCTCGTGGCTGGCGCTGCTCATCATCCTGGTCATCACCGTGATCCAGTTCCGTTTGCAGGACCGCTGGGTCACGTACGACGTGTATTAG
- a CDS encoding sugar ABC transporter ATP-binding protein yields MKRYWQMLKGLILYILLTGATVMMSFPLFWMISSSLKTVSETNSPGIIWVPPHPTLQAYFDIFKNKAFLTAYFNSVFYVTLALAGTLISIAAVAYAFSRIEWPGRNLVFFLMLSTMMIPPQALIVPQYVFFNLLGWVGTFKPLIIPGYFAGGAAMVFLLRQSMAQIPKELDESAFVDGANHVQIWWEIVLPLVKAPLATIATFLFVGLWNSLLTPLMYLQNVSMYTLPVYVSTLYNINLTVQPWPTIMTAAVLTTVPLMVVFFFAQRYILESVVVSGLKG; encoded by the coding sequence ATGAAACGCTACTGGCAAATGCTCAAAGGCCTGATCCTGTACATCCTCCTGACCGGCGCGACCGTGATGATGAGCTTCCCGCTCTTTTGGATGATCTCCTCCTCGTTGAAGACCGTCAGCGAGACCAACTCGCCCGGCATCATCTGGGTTCCGCCTCATCCCACCCTGCAAGCCTACTTTGACATTTTTAAGAACAAGGCTTTCCTCACCGCCTACTTCAACTCCGTCTTCTACGTCACCCTCGCGCTGGCGGGGACGCTCATCTCCATCGCCGCGGTGGCGTACGCGTTCAGCCGCATCGAGTGGCCGGGACGCAACCTCGTCTTCTTCCTGATGCTTTCCACCATGATGATTCCCCCGCAGGCGTTGATCGTGCCGCAATACGTGTTCTTCAACCTGCTCGGCTGGGTCGGGACGTTCAAACCGTTGATCATCCCCGGCTACTTCGCGGGCGGCGCGGCCATGGTCTTTCTCCTGCGTCAGTCCATGGCGCAAATCCCGAAGGAACTGGACGAGTCCGCGTTCGTGGACGGCGCCAACCACGTGCAGATCTGGTGGGAGATCGTCCTGCCGCTGGTCAAAGCGCCGCTCGCCACCATCGCCACCTTCCTCTTCGTCGGCTTGTGGAACAGCCTGCTCACCCCGCTCATGTACCTGCAAAACGTGTCCATGTACACCCTGCCCGTGTACGTCTCCACGCTCTACAACATCAACCTGACCGTCCAGCCCTGGCCGACCATTATGACCGCCGCCGTGCTGACGACCGTCCCATTGATGGTGGTGTTCTTCTTCGCGCAGCGCTACATCCTCGAAAGCGTGGTCGTCTCCGGCCTGAAAGGTTGA
- a CDS encoding glycoside hydrolase family 3, with protein MELHQAIGQKLLLAFKGKDKPSDEIVRALRDYRPGGITLFRPFNIDNPTQLRALTDSLQRLARDLDLPPLLIATDQEGGQLMALGDGTPLPGNMALGATGSEELARRAGEVLGRELAAVGVNVDYAPCVDVNVNPQNPVVGVRSFGEDPALAARLGAAVIAGIQSQGVAAAAKHFPGHGDTASDSHLGLPTLPHGLDRLRAVEFPPFRAAIQAGAKLIMSAHIGLPAIDGKDAPPATLSKNILDGILRRELGFEGVIVSDALDMHAIGQGDALGPNAARAANAGVDLLLATTDPLDQQRIHAALTEAARDGTLARDEFAASAARILSLKKWLGDTWSQPDLSVIRSAEHMEVAREIAEASITLVRDEAGILPLKLTSDQRVAVILPRPLDLTPADTSSYVTPKLAEALREYHSRVDEFILPHAPGDSDIAGIVEKARGYDLIVVGTLNAHQQTGQAALVRELLKTNLPVVVAALRLPYDLAAFPAAPTYLCAYSILEPSMRALAKALFGKLETRGRLPVTIPEE; from the coding sequence GTGGAACTTCATCAAGCCATCGGCCAGAAACTCCTGCTGGCCTTCAAGGGGAAGGACAAACCCTCCGACGAGATCGTCCGCGCCCTGCGGGACTACCGCCCGGGCGGGATCACGCTCTTTCGTCCCTTCAACATTGACAACCCGACTCAACTCCGCGCCTTGACCGACTCCCTGCAACGCCTCGCGCGTGACCTCGACCTGCCTCCGCTTCTGATCGCGACCGACCAGGAGGGCGGGCAGCTGATGGCCCTTGGCGACGGGACGCCCCTGCCCGGCAACATGGCCCTCGGCGCGACCGGCTCCGAGGAGTTGGCGCGCCGCGCCGGTGAAGTCCTCGGGCGCGAACTGGCCGCGGTCGGCGTCAACGTGGATTACGCTCCCTGCGTGGACGTGAACGTGAATCCGCAAAACCCGGTGGTGGGCGTCCGCTCGTTCGGCGAGGACCCGGCGCTCGCGGCGCGCCTCGGCGCGGCGGTGATCGCGGGGATTCAGTCGCAGGGCGTGGCCGCCGCCGCCAAACATTTCCCCGGTCACGGCGACACAGCCAGCGATTCGCATCTCGGCCTGCCGACTCTCCCGCATGGACTGGACCGACTGCGGGCGGTGGAGTTCCCCCCGTTCCGCGCGGCGATTCAGGCGGGCGCGAAGTTGATCATGAGCGCGCACATCGGCCTGCCCGCCATTGACGGAAAGGACGCGCCGCCTGCCACGCTTTCCAAAAATATCCTGGACGGCATCCTGCGCCGCGAGCTGGGCTTCGAGGGCGTTATCGTCTCCGACGCGTTGGACATGCACGCCATCGGGCAGGGGGATGCGCTCGGTCCGAACGCGGCGCGCGCCGCGAACGCGGGCGTGGACCTGCTGCTGGCGACGACCGATCCGCTCGACCAGCAGCGCATCCATGCTGCGCTGACGGAAGCCGCGCGGGACGGGACGCTGGCGCGGGACGAGTTCGCGGCCTCGGCGGCGCGCATCCTGTCCCTGAAGAAATGGCTGGGGGATACGTGGAGTCAGCCCGACTTAAGCGTGATCCGTTCCGCCGAACACATGGAAGTCGCGCGGGAGATCGCGGAAGCGTCCATCACGTTGGTCCGCGACGAGGCGGGAATCCTTCCGCTGAAGTTGACGTCCGACCAGCGCGTCGCGGTCATCCTGCCGCGTCCGCTCGACCTGACCCCCGCGGACACTTCGTCGTATGTGACGCCAAAACTGGCGGAGGCGCTGCGCGAGTACCATTCCCGCGTGGATGAGTTCATCCTGCCGCACGCGCCGGGCGATTCCGACATCGCCGGGATCGTGGAGAAAGCGCGCGGCTATGACCTGATCGTTGTCGGCACGTTGAACGCGCATCAGCAAACGGGACAGGCCGCGTTGGTCCGCGAATTGCTCAAGACAAACCTGCCGGTTGTGGTTGCCGCGCTGCGCCTGCCGTACGACCTGGCGGCTTTCCCCGCCGCGCCGACCTATCTCTGCGCGTACAGTATTCTCGAACCCTCGATGCGCGCGCTGGCGAAAGCGCTGTTTGGAAAGTTGGAAACGCGTGGACGGTTGCCGGTGACTATCCCTGAAGAATGA